A part of Streptomyces sp. NBC_01235 genomic DNA contains:
- a CDS encoding ATP-binding protein, with the protein MRYVRPCVTELRLAAFAGHRRARFPLGAVTLFVGASGSGKSSALRAYEALARLGGGARLGEVFADPVACVPQGARPDAQRRRGFRIGCTADGPGGPVLLDVAVQAEPELRIVGERLSAGGVVLLETALRDPGRRTVQAAWHTGGSAPVTRAPLPDDRLGTALLPLRVAGKTDGQRQVLAAAEQMVVALRSVFACDPQPDWMGSPVPTGSGRLLSGCDNLADVLWRTREECARRHAQLVAALSAGSAGRPVVDLRAEPLADGTVRALLDRADGTRTELARLGYGELRYVALALVLLTGPGVLDVDPAGEVPAAMQTLTLLADGLDRGLDVRQRAELLRLAVRMAERGHIRCVGAVGDGSWAARTDGVTVVHLGP; encoded by the coding sequence GTGCGATACGTCCGGCCGTGCGTCACCGAGTTGCGGCTCGCCGCCTTCGCGGGGCATCGGCGGGCCCGGTTTCCGCTGGGGGCCGTCACGCTGTTCGTCGGTGCCAGCGGGAGCGGCAAGAGCAGTGCGCTGCGGGCGTACGAGGCGTTGGCGCGGCTCGGGGGCGGGGCCCGGCTGGGTGAGGTGTTCGCCGATCCGGTCGCCTGCGTGCCGCAGGGGGCGCGGCCCGACGCCCAGCGCCGCCGGGGGTTCCGCATCGGGTGCACGGCCGACGGACCCGGCGGTCCGGTCCTGCTCGACGTCGCCGTGCAGGCCGAACCCGAGCTGCGCATCGTGGGGGAGCGGCTGAGCGCGGGGGGCGTCGTCCTGCTGGAGACGGCCCTGCGCGATCCCGGGCGCCGCACGGTGCAGGCCGCCTGGCACACCGGCGGCTCCGCGCCGGTGACGCGCGCCCCGCTGCCCGACGACCGGCTCGGCACCGCGCTGCTGCCGCTGCGGGTGGCCGGAAAGACCGACGGACAGCGGCAGGTGCTCGCCGCCGCCGAACAGATGGTGGTCGCCCTGCGGTCCGTCTTCGCCTGCGATCCGCAGCCCGACTGGATGGGCTCCCCGGTCCCCACCGGCTCCGGGCGGCTCCTCTCCGGCTGCGACAACCTCGCCGACGTGCTCTGGCGCACCCGCGAGGAGTGTGCCCGGCGGCACGCGCAACTGGTGGCCGCGCTGTCCGCCGGTTCCGCCGGACGGCCGGTCGTGGACCTGCGCGCCGAACCGCTGGCCGACGGCACGGTCCGCGCGCTGCTCGACCGCGCCGACGGCACCCGCACGGAACTCGCCCGACTGGGATACGGCGAGCTGCGCTACGTCGCCCTCGCACTGGTGCTGCTCACCGGGCCGGGCGTCCTCGACGTGGATCCGGCCGGCGAGGTGCCCGCCGCGATGCAGACCCTCACCCTCCTCGCGGACGGCCTCGACCGGGGTCTCGACGTGCGCCAGCGCGCCGAACTGCTGCGGTTGGCGGTCCGCATGGCCGAGCGCGGGCACATCCGCTGCGTCGGCGCGGTCGGCGACGGGTCCTGGGCCGCCCGGACGGACGGAGTGACGGTGGTACACCTGGGTCCGTGA
- a CDS encoding nucleotide pyrophosphohydrolase: MTEQHLDVAKLQRRLAEFAAARNWQPFHTPKNLVAALSVEASELVEIFQWLTPEESARVMDDPDTAHRVTDEVADVLAYLLQLCEVLGIDPLAALDAKIDRNERRFPAP; this comes from the coding sequence GTGACAGAACAACACCTCGACGTGGCGAAGCTGCAGCGCAGACTGGCCGAGTTCGCGGCCGCGCGGAACTGGCAGCCCTTCCACACCCCCAAGAACCTCGTCGCCGCGCTCAGCGTGGAGGCGTCCGAACTGGTCGAGATCTTCCAGTGGTTGACGCCGGAGGAGTCGGCGCGCGTGATGGACGACCCCGACACCGCGCACCGGGTGACGGACGAGGTCGCCGACGTGCTCGCGTACCTGCTCCAACTGTGCGAAGTGCTCGGGATCGATCCGCTGGCCGCCCTGGACGCGAAGATCGACCGCAACGAGCGCAGGTTCCCGGCGCCGTAA